ACATCTCTAAAGTCAACATCCATGCATGTTTTCCTTGATGTATATTCCTTCTCAATGGAGTATAAATGCAGTAAAATTCAACTGAGAAACACAAAATTCAAGTTATTTCTCTTATTAGAATAGTAGTCATTGCCTCTTGTGAAGGGATTTATTTCTGTTGCCATGCAATGCAGTCAACTTATTGGCTATAGAAAAATAACTACGAAGAACATATAAGTTTTAACAAGTTACTAGTAGCATTTTAAATTACTGCACTAAATAAATGCTCTGCAGAAAACTACCAGGATATAAATGTCATCTAACTTTGTGCAACTTAGTTATATAGTAGAGAAGGTAGCTGAATAGCTGATCACTGACGATGCCACCAATTATAataagaaattgtttgtatagTTATCAAGAAGGAAATAAACATCATAAATGTTGTAAGATGTTAAAACTTTTGTCACTTCATTGATTGGCAAGTAGATAACTGTCTTGAATGGAGCTAAAGAACAAAGCTTACGTAAGAAAAGTAGATAACTCTCATGTTCTTAATTGCAGATTATGGTAAAATCATTTGAGGTGACCGAATTACCAGGTTTGTTATTATAGTCTGTTAATGTACCCTTTTATCTGATTGGTATTTAAATTTTATATCTGATGCTTACACAACACATATGCAGTCAGATCAGCAAAGTTCATAGCACGCAAGCAATGGGTTGTTGCTGGTGCAGATGATATGTTTATTCGTGTATACAATTATAATACAATGGACAAAGTCAAAGTCTTTGAGGCACATACTGATTACATCCGGTGTGTGGCTGTGCACCCTACACTACCATATGTATTATCATCATCTGATGACATGCTTATAAAGCTTTGGGATTGGGAGAAAAGTTGGTTTTGTACTCAAATCTTTGAGGGTCATTCTCATTATGTTATGCAAGTCACCATTAACCCTAAAGACACCAATACTTTTGCAAGTGCATCACTTGATCGCACTATAAAGGTAATCTTAATTAGAACATGCTTAATTGTCTACCAGTAACTGATACAGTGATAACCAACAGTTTAAAACTATCTTTTTAATTTTAGATTTGGAATCTTGGTTCACCTGATCCTAACTTCACACTGGATGCACATCTCAAAGGAGTGAACTGTGTGGATTACTTTACTGGTGGTGATAAACCCTATCTTATTACTGGATCAGATGATCACACTGCTAAGGTTTGTCCCCTTTTTTTGGCTATGTGTATAAATGTGTCTACAATTTGCATTTTATGTTATACATAATTTGAAACAGGTATGGGATTATCAAACTAAAACTTGTGTCCAAACTCTAGAAGGTCACACACACAATGTTTCTGCTGTATGTTTCCATCCCGAGCTTCCAATAATAATGACAGGTTCAGAAGATGGTACTGTTCGTATATGGCATTCAACCACTTACAGGTGAGCTCTTGTTTTTGACCTTTAAGGGTGTGTTTGGTTTGTGGATTCTGAAGGAATTGGAATGCTAGATTCCATTCCATTGGCATGGAATCTTGATGGATCATGGATGGAAGGATTTCAATTTTATTCTTCATTTCCtattaaaagaccaaaataccctcattatACAGATgctaaaaatgtaaactttttgactttatgcCATTCTTTTTTTTATGCAGACTTGAGAACACCTTGAACTATGGACTTGAAAGGGTTTGGGCTGTTGGATACATGAAAGGTTCACGTCGGTAAGTGTGTTATGTTTCTATATATAGcactttttgttttttgttttgtggGTCTTGAATCTTGATGCTTCTTCATTTATCTGGATTTATTTTAATTACTGTTTTTACAGGATTGTTATTGGCTATGATGAGGGAACCATAATGGTGAAAATTGGACGTGAAGAGCCTGTAGCCAGCATGGACAATAGTGGGAAAATTATATGGGCTAAACATAATGAAATTCAAACTGTTAACATCAAGAGTGTGGGAGCTGATCACGAGGTTTGGACTTTAAAGCCCATATACATGTTATATTATGTCAACAatgaaattgaaaataaaaatctattttttatTCAGGTTTCTGATGGAGAGAGGCTGCCTTTAGCAGTTAAAGAACTGGGTACATGTGATCTTTATCCACAAGTGAGTTATGCTTGTTCCTACCTTCCTTTAAACTGAAAATAGTCAaccatataaactttgacttttcTATTTTTCCACAGAGCTTGAAGCACAACCCAAATGGGAGATTTGTTGTTGTCTGTGGTGATGGTGAATACATCATATATACAGCTTTGGCATGGAGAAATAGATCATTTGGATCTGCATTAGAGATTGTTTGGTCATCTGATGGTGAATATGCTGTTAGGGAAAGTACATCTAAGATCAAGATCTTCAACAAATCTTTTCAGGTTCTTCCATAACATTCCAAAGGGTACATCCGTCATTTACTAATCTACTCAAAGATTTATGTTTCGGATGTTTAAATTAATCAGGAAAAGAAAAGCATCCGGCCAACCTTTTCAGCTGAGAAAATATTCGGAGGATCTTTACTTGCAATGTGTTCAAATGATTTTATATGTTTCTATGATTGGGCTGAGTGTAGATTGATTCAACGAATTGATGTCAATGTCAAAGTAAATACTAATTACACTATTAACCTTGAATTCAAATTATCTGTTTCTTTTATTAGCATGTCTTATGATatcatttttgagttttttttcagAATCTTTACTGGGCAGATAGTGGTGATCTTGTCACAATTGCCAGTGATTCAATGTTTCACATACTAAAGTACAATGTAAGatcttattttttctattttttttttctttcgaatgaaaatataaaataaaaatttgtttATATTGCAGCGCGATGTAGTGTCTGCACATTTTGATAGTGGAAGATCTGTAGATGAACAAGGTGTTGAGGATTCCTTTGAACCTCTGTATGATATAAATGAAAGAGTTAGAACTGGATTATGGGTTGGGGACTGTTTTATTTACAATAATTCTTCATGGAGACTCAATTATTGTGTGGGTGGTGAGGTATATTCCATTCATGTCATTACTACTTGTCATAAAAAGTTTACTGTAAATAAACTACATATTTCGTCCCTATGCTTATATGAAATTACAGATTGGGTCCCTCACTTGagttttttaatcttttttgtcCCTAAAGAAGACTTTGAAACACCTTTGGTCCACCCTTCTAACTTCTCTCGTTAATCTTATATAAAATGGCATTAATACCCTTAATTTGgcatttattaaaattaaaattataaaattaggaaaaataattacaaaacatgTAAAGCAGAGGGGAGGGTGGCTGGTTGTAATAGGGGTGAGTTTTTATTTATGGTTTTGTTTTTTAGATTTTATGCTGTatttagataaaaataaaaacaaaaaatataaaatagagAGCAACATTGCCATTCAAATTGATTTAACGCCTTATTAATGttacaaaaattattttttgGGATGAAAATGGTTAAAAGTTAAAGTTAGGGATCCAATCTGTAATTTTCATAAGTGCACAGggacaaaaatattttgtttaccaaagagtttcctcacttgggttttttattttaatattatgaaTTGTTacataattttaaataaattttcagGTAACCACAATGTTTCATTTGGATCGACCAATGTATCTTTTAGGATATTTAGCCAACCAAAGCAGGGTTTATCTCATTGACAAAGAATTTAAGTGAGTGTCTTTTACAGATTTTGAATTAAACATCATTATTTCAAAGTTGTAATTTTGATcattaatttattataattattacattaTAGTGTCATTGGATACACATTGCTTCTCACCTTGATCGAGTATAAAACACTTGTGATGCGTGGAGACCTTGAACGAGCTAGTGACCTTTTGCCATCGATTCCGCAGGACCATCATAACAGGTAGACCTCAGATACACCTGATCAATAATTCTTGGATTTTAATCaattatatatattgtttatttcACAGTGTTGCTCGTTTTCTGGAATC
The genomic region above belongs to Lactuca sativa cultivar Salinas chromosome 4, Lsat_Salinas_v11, whole genome shotgun sequence and contains:
- the LOC111918953 gene encoding coatomer subunit beta'-2, producing the protein MPLRLEIKRKLAQRSERVKSVDLHPTEPWILASLYSGTVCIWNYQTQIMVKSFEVTELPVRSAKFIARKQWVVAGADDMFIRVYNYNTMDKVKVFEAHTDYIRCVAVHPTLPYVLSSSDDMLIKLWDWEKSWFCTQIFEGHSHYVMQVTINPKDTNTFASASLDRTIKIWNLGSPDPNFTLDAHLKGVNCVDYFTGGDKPYLITGSDDHTAKVWDYQTKTCVQTLEGHTHNVSAVCFHPELPIIMTGSEDGTVRIWHSTTYRLENTLNYGLERVWAVGYMKGSRRIVIGYDEGTIMVKIGREEPVASMDNSGKIIWAKHNEIQTVNIKSVGADHEVSDGERLPLAVKELGTCDLYPQSLKHNPNGRFVVVCGDGEYIIYTALAWRNRSFGSALEIVWSSDGEYAVRESTSKIKIFNKSFQEKKSIRPTFSAEKIFGGSLLAMCSNDFICFYDWAECRLIQRIDVNVKNLYWADSGDLVTIASDSMFHILKYNRDVVSAHFDSGRSVDEQGVEDSFEPLYDINERVRTGLWVGDCFIYNNSSWRLNYCVGGEVTTMFHLDRPMYLLGYLANQSRVYLIDKEFNVIGYTLLLTLIEYKTLVMRGDLERASDLLPSIPQDHHNSVARFLESRGMIEEALEVATEPDYRFELAIQLGKLDIAKDIALVAQSESKWKQLGELAMSTGMLDMAEDCLKHANDLSGLLLLYSSLGDAEEIIKLASLAKENGKNNVAFACLFMLGKLEDCLQLLIDSNRIPEAALMARSYLPSKVSEVVALWRKDLNKVNQKAAESLADPDEYPNMFEDWQVALQVESRSADTRGSYPPATEYVNYVDRSHVNLVDAFKHMQLDVHENGELDQEDVEEENEKEEEFVGNKDKDKDNDSLDGGVLVNGHEAEAEVDEEWVTDNAGNPSAA